In Patescibacteria group bacterium, the DNA window TCTATGGGCTACACTGGAAGATGACCCAGAAATGATGCAAAATGATGGCGGGGAATGTGATAAAAAATATGAGGTATCTAGTAGCGGGTGGTTTACCAAATATCCCGGTGCAGTCAGTGCTATGGTTGGTTATGTAGCTTGGGCAGGACCTTGTGATTAATATTATTAATTTAATAATTAATGAAGAGAGATATGAAGAAAATTTCATTAATCGCGATCATGCTACTGGCGGTAGCAGTTGTCGCCGGTGCCGGGTGCGCCAAGAAGGTATCGGAAAACACGGCGGAAAATGCAATCGAAAAATCAGTAGGGGGTGACGCGGATGTTGATATTGACGATGATTCTGCCAGAATAAATGTTAATGGCAGTTCTATGGCTTGGGGAGAAAATGTTTCTTTGCCGGATAATTTTCCATCAGATGTTTACGTTACGGAAGGGGATCTAAAATCAGCAATGGAAACAGCTGATGAAGCATTTTCGGTTACCGTTGAATCCACTAAATCATTAACAGCGGTGCGGAGTGAATATGAAACAGAACTGGCTAATGACGGATGGGATGTCAATTCGACATACGCCATTGAAGGCAGTGTTACGCTAGGGGGAGAGAAAGATGATCGGATGATTATTCTCAGTATTTCGGAAAGCGAAGGTAAGACGATGGTGATTATTACAACCACAAAGAATCAATAGAAATTAGAAAAAGTTAAGGGGCGGGTAATACCGCCTCTTTTTGTTTGTGCTGTTTTGTCATCGGCTTGACAAAATACATGATTGATGATATAAAGTTTAGCTGAAATAAAACAAATATTGAAACAGCACATTAGGTAATATGCCTTGAGTGATCCTGCGAATTCTTCGCGGATCGGAACTGATAGAGGGATCGAAAGTGCAAGGAGGGTTCCAATGTCAAGGGATCGGGCGCCCGAACCTACGGTGTTCAACGTCGTTGTGGTAGAGCGCACTCCCGAGGGTTGGTGTTCCGTCTGCGGAGCCAATTTCAAGGATGGCGCGACCATGTGTCACTCCGGACACTCGACCGGGGAAGTCTACCACAAACCCAAGAACGAACGGCATCCGCCCATTCGTCTGATCCGTGCCGACGCGAACGGTACCCGGTGCCTGCTCTGCGGTGGTCATGTCAACGATGCCGGCGTCTGTGCTGTTCTGCAGCACCAGATGGGGAAATACTATCCCGCTACCCGCGAACACGCCCCCTCGCTCATCCCGTAACCTCGCAACGCCTGAAGCCATTCCGGCTTTGGCAATCACCGTTCTCCACATGGAGGGATTGAATGTCCGAGCAATTGTTTGAACTTGTCACTGTGGAGCGTACTCCGGATGGAAGGTGTTCCGTCTGCGGATCGTCTCTCAAAGAGGGAGTCAGGGAGGGGGAGACAGAGTGTCTCCTCGGTCATGTGATCGGCGGGATCTACCGCCGGCCGAAGTACGGCTACGGAGCTCCGCTCACCCGAATGGTGGTCGCCGGAGCGAACGGCAACGTGTGTCTCCTGTGTGGAGGGCAGGTCGACGAGACCGGCATCTGTGGCAGTGGACTCGGTCACGTGATGGGACAGATGTACGTCATGAGCCGTGCGAACACCCCCTCGCTCTTCACCTAGATCACCCTCAACCAGCTCTCGCCATTCCGGCCTGAGCACGGACTCACCTTCGTCGGAGGCAAAGCAAATGCCGACTTCGCAGTGGCTCGAACAAGTGATCGACAGCGTCGCGCATACTGTCGCGGCGCGAGTGTTCGATCCGCACGACGTCCCGCTTCTGGGACCGATTGCCGTACAGATCCACCATGTGGACGGCAATATCGTCACCGGGACGATCTGCTCCGCCGAGGAGCACGCGCCGGACATCGAGACGACCGGATCGCGTTTCACGACCGATGCGGAGCTCAAAGAGATCCGCATGGCTGTGTACTTCCTGGTGGTCCAGGGTGAATCCTTCGTCACCAAGACTCGCGATGGGTCCATCCTATGGACCATCGGTCTCCCCGTTCCTTCGGAAGACTAGTCCCCGCCAATACATCTTTTATGGATTGAGGCGGTTTTTTTATTCCATTGACATTTATAAATATTCTGGTACAATCGTTGCTCGCCCGTTCACACTCACTTTGTCCAAGACACGGAGGTAATTGTATGTACCATATGGTCGACACCAGCAAAGTAATCGGCGTTATTCTTGCCGGTGGCGAAGGGGAGCGTGCCTATCCACTCACCCGTTTCCGGGCGAAGCCAGCCATTCCGATCGGAGGTGTGTTCCGTCTCGCAGATGTGATGATCTCGAACTTCCTGAACAGCGACATCCGCAAGCTATACCTGATTGTGCAGAAGCGTCCGCACTCTCTGATGGTACACCTGGAGGGGTTCGTGGATGCCGTCGCTTCGATGCGTGGGCAGTTCATCCGGTGCCTGCCACCGCCCAAGGAGCAGGATCGCTTCTACGCTTCGGACCTCGATTCCCTGCGTCATCATTCGCTGATCTGGCAGAATGATGATTCTGAGCTCGTGGTTCTGGCGATGGGTGATCAGGTGGCGAAGATTGATCTGCGTCAAGCGATTATCCGTTTCAAAGAGACGGATGCTGATGTGGTGATGGTCTACAACCGGGTGACAACCCAGCAAGCAGCCGGGCGACTGGGCGTGATCACCTGTGATGGTGATCTGGTGACCGGTATGGAAGAGAAGCCGGAAGTTCCGGAAGAGATTCCGGGTGATCCGGGTTACTGCCGGGGCAACGTCGCGCTGTACGTCTTCAAGAAAGACCTTTTCACTGCAATGCTGACCAAGGCCAGTCGCCGGTGGGATCCCGCTCTGACGCTGAGCAAGATCGGTGTTCCCTGGTTGGTCCGGCATGCGCGAGTTGTGACCTACGATCTGGGTGACAACACCATCGCCGGGATGCATCCCTGCGAGCGCGCGACGTTCTTCGAAGTCGGAACGCCGGACGACTACTTCGACACGCAGATGGCGTTTTGCATGCGCGAACCGCCGTTCAACTTTTACAACCCCGCGTGGCCGGTCTGGACCGCCCTGCGCTATCCGCTCATTCCGGCCAAAGTGGACCGGGTGAAGATGGAGGAAGTACTCCTCGCTCCGAACGTCGTCGTTCAGGATAACACGGAGATCACCCGCTCGGTTGTGAGCTACGGCGCGGTCGTCGGCAGTGGTAGTGTTCTGCAGAATGTCGTCATTCTGGACGGTGCGGTCGTCGGCAAGGGTTGTCAGATTACCAATACGGTAATCGAGAAGGGGATCGTCGTGCCGGATGGTACAATAATCGGTCCTGATCGGATCCCCGACGACAAGTCCATCGTTCTTTCACAGAAGGGGAGGCTGTTCCTTCCCAAGTTCTTCGAGTTCAAGCGGCCGTCATAATCAAATGGCGGTTTTTTTATTCATAAAAAATTTTATTGTGGATAACTGTAATATTTATTAATAATTGATGATAAAAAAACTGTAATCTTAGCAGGTTTGACCGGTTTTTTAAAATATGGTAATATTGAATCCAACAAGAGCTGAGTTAGTTATTTGAAAAGAGAATATCGGGAAAGGAAACCGTGGTCTTTGGGGAGCGATCTTTGCCTTCATTGATTTGAAGTCAAAGACTGCCCCCCAACCACCCAACCTCCTTCATGAGTCGGAACATCACATGTTCCACACCCCCCGCCTTCCCCCCCCACCCCCCAACCCCGCCCTCCTCACCCCTCCTGCCTTCACTCTTCCTCTCTTCCTCCTACCCTCTCCTCGCTCCTTCTCTACTCATCCCACCATCCATTCTCTTTTCACCCATCTCATTTCAGATGAAATAGCTATTTTTTTTCAGCTCTTTTGTCGTATATGGAGAAAACAATCATTTCAGTCAGTTTAAACCCTATTAGTGCAATGCTTGACATCTCCTATAAATATGATATATTGACCTGTGCGCTTTGCTTTAGCCTAATAAAGCATGAATTTAAATGGAAATGAACAAAAAGAACAGCAAGAAAACTGAAGAATTATACCAGGCCATGCTTTCCTTAAAAAACACCAAGGAAGCCGTGGATTTTTTTCGTGATTTGCTGACGGAAAAAGAAATTATTGAATTAGGCAACCGCTGGCGTGCCGCTCGGATGCTCAATCAGAATATTCCATACAGCAAGATCATTGAAGATACCGGACTGAGCTCAACTACAATTGCCCGGACTTCAAAATGGTTGAAAAAAAGCAAAGGTGGTTTTAGACTTATTCTCCAAAGAATTAATACCCATCGACACAACTCTTCCGTTCCTGAGAAAGGGTTGTTTTGATATAGCAGAAAATATATAAAGCCAGCCCCTTCTCACGGAGAGAAGGGGCTTTTGATTTATCGAAAGCCTTCAGCTTGAGAGACTTTTGATTTCCCAAAAGTTAAAGCTTAAGCTGAATTGTTCATTCACAGTTCGGAGGTTTGTCATGAAGACGTACCGACCCTGCGCCGGCGCGATTCCCGAGTCGATTGATACCCGCTACCAGGAGGCGCTGCAGACCAAAGGACTTCGGTATGGCATTATCGAAGTCACCACCCGTTGTCAGTGTGCCTGTCCGGGGTGCTATATGGTGCGCCGCAATTTCTTGAACAAAAAGGAGATGTCCCTGTCAGATGCAATCCGGATTCTGGATTTGTGCCGTGATTACCGCGGCGCGGAACTGGAAACGATGGACCTCTTAGGCGGGGAGCCGCTGTTGTGGCCGCACCTGCAGGAGTTCATTGAGGAGCTGCTGCGCCGCGGGATTCTGCCTTGGGTTTTCACCAACATGCTGGCGATCACGCCCGAGCTCGCGCGGTGGTTGCATGAGCACAAGGTGCATGTTACCGGCAAGCTGAACATCGATCCTTCCGATCCCGCGCAGTATCCGCTGCAGGCGGAGATGCTGGGTCGGGGGATGAATGTGGTGCGGCAACTGCTTTCCGCGATCCGGATTTTTCAGGCGGCCGGGTATGAGGACCCACTGTTCCGTTTGCAGAACCTGATCCGCAAACAGAACCTGGAATTTGTGCCGGGTTACTACAGTTGGTGCCTTGCACAGAAGATCGGCACGGATCTGGAACTGATGGGTTCCGGCGAGCCGATCGGTCCTGACTACTGGCGGATTGCCCCTAACCCTAAACAGCTGGCGGGTATGATCCGCAAGATCCAGGCGGTCCGCAAGGAATTCGGCCTGGCGGAAGCCGAGGTACTGATGCCGCACGTGTTCGGCTCCTGTCCTTTCTACGACAAGGGTCTTTACTTCGCGGCGGACGGGCACATCCGCGCCTGCTCCAACTCTACGGTCCAGCTTTCACAAACCGCCGATCCGGATCCGATCCGGAAAGCCTATGAGTCACCGCTGATCTGTAGCCGTCTAATGCTTTCGCAGAGTGCGGTTGGGGAACCCTGTGGCAGCTGCAGTAAGTGGGACAAGTGCCGTGGCGGATGCCGGGCGACGGTGGAAGGTACCGGCGATCCTTTCGGCGGGTACCCGCTATGCCCGGTGCCTTTTCTGGACTGACCTTGTGACAAAAGGTTGGGGCGGAGATTAATTTCTTCGCTCCAACCGCTTTATTTTTTAAATTTAAAGATATGAGAAAAGATATTCTAAAAATTGCCAATATTAAATTCAAAGAACTGTCAAAAAAGTACGACGGATTTATCAATGTGGTTATTGATGATTGGCGGGGTTTTCGTTTTGTTTTTGACACGGAAGATGTCCGCAAATGTAAAAACGACTGCCAGAATTGCCCGTTATTTAAATTACTAAAAGATGAAAAATCAGGATTATTCTCCACAGGATTATACCGGGCAACTAAAGAAGATAAATTACTTTTCGGTCCGCAAAATTTTTTAAACTGTAAAACCATTATGCAATATCAAACATGCTATTTGAATTTTTTACAGCAATGCCGGTC includes these proteins:
- a CDS encoding sugar phosphate nucleotidyltransferase — its product is MVDTSKVIGVILAGGEGERAYPLTRFRAKPAIPIGGVFRLADVMISNFLNSDIRKLYLIVQKRPHSLMVHLEGFVDAVASMRGQFIRCLPPPKEQDRFYASDLDSLRHHSLIWQNDDSELVVLAMGDQVAKIDLRQAIIRFKETDADVVMVYNRVTTQQAAGRLGVITCDGDLVTGMEEKPEVPEEIPGDPGYCRGNVALYVFKKDLFTAMLTKASRRWDPALTLSKIGVPWLVRHARVVTYDLGDNTIAGMHPCERATFFEVGTPDDYFDTQMAFCMREPPFNFYNPAWPVWTALRYPLIPAKVDRVKMEEVLLAPNVVVQDNTEITRSVVSYGAVVGSGSVLQNVVILDGAVVGKGCQITNTVIEKGIVVPDGTIIGPDRIPDDKSIVLSQKGRLFLPKFFEFKRPS
- a CDS encoding YerC/YecD family TrpR-related protein, which codes for MNKKNSKKTEELYQAMLSLKNTKEAVDFFRDLLTEKEIIELGNRWRAARMLNQNIPYSKIIEDTGLSSTTIARTSKWLKKSKGGFRLILQRINTHRHNSSVPEKGLF
- a CDS encoding radical SAM protein codes for the protein MKTYRPCAGAIPESIDTRYQEALQTKGLRYGIIEVTTRCQCACPGCYMVRRNFLNKKEMSLSDAIRILDLCRDYRGAELETMDLLGGEPLLWPHLQEFIEELLRRGILPWVFTNMLAITPELARWLHEHKVHVTGKLNIDPSDPAQYPLQAEMLGRGMNVVRQLLSAIRIFQAAGYEDPLFRLQNLIRKQNLEFVPGYYSWCLAQKIGTDLELMGSGEPIGPDYWRIAPNPKQLAGMIRKIQAVRKEFGLAEAEVLMPHVFGSCPFYDKGLYFAADGHIRACSNSTVQLSQTADPDPIRKAYESPLICSRLMLSQSAVGEPCGSCSKWDKCRGGCRATVEGTGDPFGGYPLCPVPFLD